The window GGCCGAGGGCAAGACGCTCGAGATCCTCTACTTCCCCGATGCGAACAGCACGACGCTCGCCCTGAACTCAGGCAAGATCGACGCCTCCTTCGGCCCGAACCCGGGCATCTCGTACCAGAACACCATCTCGGAGGGCGGAGCGAACCCCACCCGAACCGCCGGCACCTTCTCGGGCGCGGGTGAGACCCTCGACGGCCTGATCGCCGCGACGGTGAAGAAGGACTCGGGCCTCGCCCAGCCGGTGGCGGATGCGATCAACCACCTCATCGAGAACGGCCAGTACGACGAGTGGCTGGCCGCGTACGACCTCGAGAACGAGGCCGTCGAGACCTCGCTCGTCAACCCGCCCGGTCTGCCGCTCGACAACAGCTGAGCGGCTCCCGGCGCCGAGCCCTCGACCGCTCTCAGCGGTCGGGGGTTCGGTGTTTCTCGGGCTCATTCCCGTCGGATGTAAACGAGCATTCATCAGCTGTTTCTGATAGAATCTCAGTATGACTTCAGCCGCCCGCATCCTTGAGATGGCCGCCGCCGTCTGCGGCCGTTCCGGCGCGGGTCTGGCCGGTCTCGGCGACGACGAGCTGCTCCGATTGATGGCCGCCTACGAGGCCCTCGGGCGCGCGGTGTCGGCGCAGCAGGTTCGGTTTGCGGGTGAGGTCGGGGTGCGGTCGCGCACCGAGCTGGGCGACGAGGGGCTGAGCCGGTCGCAGAACTTCACGACCCCGGTCGCGCTCGTCGCCAAGGTGACAGGCGCGTCGGCGCGGGCGTGCAAGGCCCGGCTCGAGCTGGGGCGCAAGCTGCGAGGCGCGGTGCTGCTGGGTGGTGGCGAGGGGCCGGCGCCGTTCCCGGTGGTCGCCCGCGCGCTCGACGACGGTGTGCTCGGCGTGGAGGCCGCGACGTCGATCGTGGGGCGGTGCAACGAACTGGCCGATCGGGGATGTTCGGCCGACGTGGTGGCGACCGCCGAGGAGACTCTCGTCGACCAGACCATCGCGTGCCGGTTGTCGGCCGATGAGACGGCCAAGCTCGCCATCCGCCTCCGCGAGGTGCTCGACCCGGATGGCGCCGAACCGCGTGACGAGGTGCTGCAGCTGCAGCGGTCGTTGACGATCGCGCTGGCGCCGGATGGGATGTACCGGGGGACGTTCGCGCTGGCGCCGGAGCAGGGCGGGGTGTGGCTGTCCAGTATCCGGGCGTTGCAGAGCCCGCGCGTGGCCGGGCCACGGTTCGTCGATGGCGACGAGTACGTGATCGCCGATGGTCGCACTCAGGCGCAGAAGAACGCCGACACGATCACTGAACTGATCGCCCGCGCTGCCGGGGCCGACGACATGCCCCGCATCAACGGGGCAATCGCCACCGTCAACGTGCACATGACCCTCGACGATCTCGAGAAGGGTCACGGGGTCGGGTGGATCGACGGCATCGACCAGCCCGTTCCCGCTTCCACCGTCGAACAGCTGCGGTGCAACTCCCCCATCACCGCCACTCTGTTCGGCGACAAGGGCGAGGTGCTCTACCACGGCAAGACGAAGCGGCTCTTCACGGCGGCGCAGAACCGGGCACTAGCGGCGCGGGATGGCGGCTGCGTGTGGCCCTCCTGCGACAGGCCACCGTCGTTCTGCGAGACGCATCATGCGAACGAGTGGGTTTCGGACGATCATCCACCTGGCAGAACCGACATCGACAACGGCGTCCTTCTCTGCCACTTCCACCACTCCCATCTGCACAAATCACCGTGGAAACTGACGATGCAGGAAGGCACACCGCATCTCATTCCACCGAGGTGGGTCGACACGGAACAGAAGCCGATTCCGACTACCCGTCGACGCACCATCCAGCGACCCGCCGCCTAGCCAGCCACGGTCTCCGAGGGCAAGCGCGAAGCGCGCGGCAGCACCCCACGGCTACCGCGCGCTGACGCGCTTGCCCACGATGGTCATGGCTGAGTCGAAAGGCGCGGCATCGCACCCGGCTTCGCGAGATTTCGCACCTCGATCGGGTATTTGCCGTCAGGCGCCCGCCTCGGGCGACTCGTCATCGGACGGGCGGCCGTTGCTTCGGCGCGGGCCGACGATGGCGCGCCAGACGCCGACGCCGACGCCGAGTGTCCAGAGCGGCAGGCCGAAGAACGCCACGACCCAGAGCGGCGCGCTGCGGCGCCCGCTCCCGATGGGTTCGCCCAACCGCCAGCCGTGCATCACGCAGAGCCAGAGGGTCAGCGCGAGGAACGCCGCCGACAGGGCGGCAAGCAGCAGCGGATGCGCAGCCAGCACATCCGCCGCCCGCCTCCGCGTCCCGCCCGCGCGCCGTGCCACGATCAGTCCTCGAGGTCGCCTGCCTGCTCCGGCTCGGCGGCGCTCTGCTCCGTGCGGTCGCGGAGCCGGTCGGACATCTCCGAGGCACCCGCCCCTTCGTCCTCGTCGGCCGCCTTGATCAGCTCGGCGAGCTCGTCGTCGCGGGGCGCATCCGCGGTGCTCGCATCGTTCGTGCCCATGTCGTCTCCTGCTCCTGCTTCCCGCTGGGGATGATCGGCCCGCACCCTGCGCGCCACTCCCCACCCTGGCCCTCTCCGCTCAGATCCACCCGAGTACCGCGACCCGTTGCGGATCGACGCACTCGTCTTCGGCGGCGGTCATCCCCGACGCGCTCGGCGAGCGGGGCGCCGTTGCTCTCCCAGCACCTGCCGGGCGAGGCGGTCGTCGGGGCGGCCGCCGTCGTCATCGCGGTCGGTCTCTTCCTCACCGCCACCACCGCCCGGCGCCTGGGCGCGAAGCCCTAACCGGCCGTCACAGCGTGTTCCCCAGTTTGAAGCCCTGCTCGGTGTCGCCGGCCCGGGTGTACGAGAAGCCGTCGGCCCCGATGGTCACGGCCATCTCGCTCGGAGCCTCCCGGGCGATCACCGGCTGCGGCTCGCCGTCGAGGTCGAGCACGAGGGAGGCCTCGGTGTACCAGCTCGGCACGACGGGGTTTCCCCACCAGTCGCGGCGCTGGTTGTCGTGCACGTCCCAGGTCACGACCGGGTTGTCGGGGTCGCCCGTGTAGTAGTCCTGCGTGTAGATCTCGACGCGGTGCCCGTCGGGGTCGGTGATGTAGAGATAGAAGGCGTTCGAGACGCCGTGGCGTCCGGGGCCCCGCTCGATCAGGTCGCTCTTGCGCAGGGCGCCGAGCTTGTCGCAGATGTAGAGGATGTTGTGCTTCTCGTGCGTCGAGAAGGCGATGTGGTGCATCCGCGGGCCGTTGCCCCCGGTGAGGGCTGTGTCGTGCACGGTGTCCTTGCGGCGGAGCCACGCGGCGTAGGTGACGCCGTTCTCGTCCTGGATGTCTTCTGTGACCCGGAACCCGAGGTCTTCGAGGTACTTCCTCCCGCGCGGCACGTCGGGAGTGACCTGGTTGAAGTGGTCGAGACGCACGAGGGCGCCCGGGCCGTAGAGGTCGTAGCGCCAGGCGAGGCGCTCGACGTGATCGACCTGGTAGAAGAACTCGTACGGGAAGCCGAGCGGATCAGTCACCCGCACCGAGTCGCCGACACCGTTCACGAAGCCGTCGGCCCGGCGCTCGACGCGGCAGCCGAGAGCGCGGTACCAGGCCTCCGCCCGGTCCACGTCCTCCGGGCTGCGCACCCGGTAGGAGAAGGCGGCGACGGCCGCGACCGGGCCCTTCCGCAGCACGAGGTTGTGGTGGATGAACTCCTCGAGGCTGCGCAGGTAGATCGCCTCGTCGTCCTCCTCGGTCACCACGAGGCCGAGGATGTCGACGTAGAACTCGCGCGAGCGGGCCAGGTCGGTGACCACGAGCTCCATGTACGCGCAGCGCAGGATGTCGGGCGGGGTCAGCTCGGGGGTGGGGATGGTGTCGATCGTCATCGATCAGACCTTTCTGTAGCGGGGAGTGTGGGGAGGGTTCAGCCGGCGGTGACCGCGGCGTCGGACGCCCCGAACCGGGCGGTGTGCACCTCGCCTAGCGTGATGTGCACCGCCTGCTGGTCGGAGTAGAAGTCGAGTGAGCGGTAGCCGCCCTCGTGGCCGAGGCCCGAGGCCTTCACCCCGCCGAACGGGGTGCGCAGGTCGCGCACGTTGTGCGAGTTGAGCCAGACCATGCCCGACTCGACCGCCTGGGCGAAGGTGTGGGCGCGCTCCAGGTTCGAGGTCCAGATGTAGGCGGCTAGGCCGTACTTCACGCCGTTGGCGAGCGCCAGCGCCTCCTCGTCGGTATCGAAGGGCGTGATCGCGACGACCGGGCCGAAGATCTCCTCCTGGAAGATGCGCGCGTCGGGCTTCACGTCGGCGAACACTGTCGGCGCCACATAGTTGCCGGTCTCGAAGCCCTCGGGCCGGCCCCCGCCAGCCACCAGACGACCCTCGCCCTTGCCGATCTCGACGTAGCTCATCACCTTCTCGTAGTGCTCCGGATGCACGAGCGCCCCGACCTCGGTCTTCGGATCGTGCGGGTCGCCCACGACGATCCTCTTCGCCCGCGCGGCGTAGCGCTCCACGAACTCGTCGTACACGGGGCGCTCCACCAGGATCCGGGAGCCCGCCGTGCACCGCTCGCCGTTCAGCGAGAACACCCCGAACAGGGTCGAGTCGATGGCCCGGTCGAGGTCGGCGTCGGCGAAGACCACCGCTGGCGACTTGCCGCCGAGCTCCATCGACATGCCCTTCAGCGTGGGAGCGCAGTTGGCGAAGATGATCTGCCCGGTGCGGCTCTCGCCGGTGAACGAGATCAGCTGCACGTCCTCGTGCTTCACCAGCGCGTCGCCGGCCTCCTCCCCCAGGCCGTTCACGAGGTTGAAGACGCCGTCGGGCACCCCCGCCTCGCGGAAGATGTCGGCCCAGAGACTCGCCGAGAGTGGCGTGAACTCGGCGGGCTTCAGCACCACCGTGCAGCCCGAGGCGAGCGCCGGCGCCAGCTTCCAGCTCTCGAGCATGAACGGGGTGTTCCACGGGGTGATCAGCCCGGCCACGCCCTTGGGCTTGCGATTGACGTAGTTCAGCTGCCGGCCCGGCACCTTGTAGGCGTCGTCGGCCTGCGCCACGATCAGGTCGGCGAAGAAGCGGAAGTTCTCGGCCGCCCGCTGCGCCTGGCCGAGCGCCTGGGTGATCGGCAGCCCCGAGTCGAACGACTCCAGCTCGGCGAGCCGCGCATCCCTCGACTCGACCAGGTCGGCGATGCGGTTCAGGATGCGCGACCGCGCCCGAGGCAGCATGCGGGGCCAGGGCCCCTCGTCGAAGGCGCGGCGCGCCGCGGCGACCGCCCGGTCGATGTCGTCGCGCTGCCCGGCGGCGGCCTGCACGTACGTCTCGTTCGAGACCGGATCGAGCACGTCGAACGTGGCCCCGGAGAGACTGTCGACGAACTCGCCGTCGATGTAGTGCTGGATCTTCTCGGGCAGCCCCTCGGGGACGTGCAGGGTGCGGGGGGACTGATCGGTCATGGTGACTCCTTGCGAGCGGACTCCATCGTGCGGCTGAGTCAGATGATATACGATAAGAGACACAATCAGAAGAGGGTGTCCTCGATAGACTGCGAGGGCGCACCGCGAGGAAGGACGACGACGTCATGCTCGACACCGCCACCATCGAGGCCATCGCCGACGAACTCGTCGAAGCGGCGACCAGCCGCGCGCCGGTCCCCCTGCTCACCGCCCGCCATCCCGGCATGACCGTCGAGGACTCCTACGCGGTGCAGGGCCTCTGGCGCTCCCGAAACGAGGCCCTCGGCCGCACGGTGGCCGGCCACAAGATCGGCCTGACCTCCAAGGCCATGCAGGCCGCGACCGGCATCACCGAGCCCGACTACGGCGTCATCTTCGACGACATGGTGCTCGAGACCGGCAGCGTGCTGCAGTGGGGCGCCTACGCGAACCCCCGGGTCGAGGTCGAACTCGCCTTCCGCCTGAAGAGCCCGCTGCGGGGGCCCGGATGCACGATCTTCGACGTGCTCGCGGCGACCGACTACGTGGTGCCGGCCCTCGAGGTGCTCGACTCGCGCATCGAGATGGAGGGGCGCACGATCGTCGACACCATCAGCGACAACGCCGCCATGGGGGTCATGGTGGTCGGCGGCCGCCCGGTGCGTCCCGACGAGATCGACCTGCGCTGGGCGGGCGCGATGCTCTACCGCAACGAGGGCATCGAGGAGACGGGGCTTGCCGGCGGCGTGCTGAACAACCCGGCCTCGGGCGTGGCGTGGCTGGCGAACAAGCTCGCGGCCCACGACGACGGGCTCGCTGCCGGAGAGCTGATCCTCGCCGGCTCGTTCACGCGGCCGATGTGGGTCTACCAGGGCGACTCGGTGTTCGCCGACTACGGCCCCCTGGGGGTGGTGACGTGCCGGTTCGTGTGAGCCCCGAGGAGGGCTTCCGGGCGGCGCTCGCCGCGCATCCTGGGCCCCTCGCCGGCATGTGGGTGTGCAGCGGCAGCCCCCTGGTGGCCGAGCTCGCGGCCGGTTCGGGCCTGGACTGGCTGCTGATCGACGCCGAGCACAGCCCCAACGGGCTCGAGTCGCTGCTCGCCCAGTTGCAGGCGGTGCACGGCTACCCGGTGCTGCCCGTGCTGCGGCCGCCCGTGCTCGACCCGGTGCTGATCAAGCAGTACCTCGATCTGGGCACGCAGACCCTGCTCGTGCCGATGGTCGACACGGCCGAACAGGCCGAGCTCGCGGTGCAGAGCACGCTCTACCCGCCCGAGGGAATCCGCGGCGTCGGCTCGGCGCTCGCCCGCGCCTCGCGCTGGAACCGCAGCGAGGGCTACCTGCAGCACGCCGGCGAGACGATCGCGGTGATCGTGCAGATCGAGTCGCGCGAGGCCGCCCGGAACATCGAGTCGATCGTGCAGGTGCCCGGGCTCGCGGGGATCTTCCTCGGCCCGGCCGATCTCGCCGCCTCGCTCGGCGTACTGGGGCAGCAGGACCACCCCGAGGTGATCGCCGCCGTCGAGCACTGCCTCGCGGTGGCCGCCGCGCACGGGGTTCCTGCGGGCGTCAACGCCTTCGCCGAGCCGCTGGCCCGGCGCTACCTCGCGGCGGGAGCGTCGTTCGTACTGGTGGGGGCCGACGTGGCCCTGCTCGCGCGGGGGTCGGAGGCGCTGGCCGAGCGGTACGCGGTCGGCGAGGCCGACCCGGCTTCGCCGGCCGCCGACCGCCCCGGCTACTGAGAGGCGCGCCGCGTCTCAGCGTCGCGGTGCGGCGTGATGGTCGGCTTGGTACGACAGCAGGGCGTCGAGCGTGCCGGTGCGGTGGGCCCGCGCAGCGAGCTCGATCTCGAGTGCTGGGGCGCCCGACTCGATCAGCCGGAGCAGGCTCTCGTGCTCGGCGACCGACTCCCGCGCGCGACCGGGAACGAAGCTGAAGGTGGAGTCGCGCAGCACGGCCAGCCGGTCCCAGCCGCGGTGCACGAGGTCGAGCACGTGCGGGTTCGGGCAGTGCTCGAAGATCACCGCGTGGAAGGCGCGGTTCAACTCGGTGAAGCGGTGCGGGTCGAAGTGGTCGAGGCAGTCGGCCATCTGCGCGTTCACGGCACGCGCCTCGGCGAAGTCTCCGGCGGTGACGAACGGCGCGGAGAGCGCGGTGGCCGCTCCCTCCACGAGGCTGAGCGTCTCCATCGTGTAGAAGTACTCGCGCTCGTCGACCATCGCGACCTGCGCTCCGACATTGCGCTCGAAGGTGACGGCGCCCTCGGCCTCGAGCCGGCGGATGGCCTCGCGGACGGGCACGACGCTGACACCCAGCTGCTTGGCGATGGGGCCGAGCACGAGGCGGAAGCCCGGCGTGTAGCTGCCGTTCCGGATGCGCTCCTTGATGAACGCGTAGGCCTGCTCCGACTTGCTCGACGCGGTCTCCGTGCTCGACGCGGTCCGGGCGGGCGGTCCATCGTCGCGGGTGGCACTCGTCGTCATCGGGTCTCCTTCTCGTAGCGCGCCTTCCATGCCGCATTCATAGGGTAGAGGCCGTCGACGCCCTCGCCGCGGGCGACCTGCTGGGCGATCCACGCCTCCTCGCGCTCCTGCTCGATGGCGGCGTCGGCGATCTCGGCCACGAGGGCGGGCGGGATGACCAGCACGCCGTCGTCGTCGCCGACGATCACGTCGCCCGGCTGCACGGCCGTGCCACCGCACGCGATGGTCAGGTCGACGTCCCACGGCACGTGCCGCCGGCCGAGCACGGCGGGATGCCCGCCCTGCGAGTACGCCGGGATGTCCAGCGCCGTGACCGCCGCGATGTCCCGGATGCCCCCGTCGGTCACGATCCCGGCCGCGCCGAGCTGCTGCGCCCGCAGCGCCAGGATGTCTCCCACCGTGCCCGTACCGGCCTCGCCGCGCGCCTCGATGACGAGCACGTCGCCGGGCCTCAGGGAGTCGAACGCGCGCTTCTGCGCGTTGTATCCGCCGCCGTGCGCGGCGAACAGGTCCTCCCGGTTCGGGATGAACCGCAGGGTGCGCGCCCGGCCGATCATCTTCGTGCCGGGGCGCGTCGGCCGCACACCGTCGATCGTCACCTCGTCGAGACCGCGCTTGCGGAGCTGCGAGCTGAGCGTGGCCGTGCCGACCGAGGCGAGCTTCGCGCGCAGCTCGTCGGTGAGCTCGAAGGGGGCCTCGACGGGCGGGAGTCCGGCCGCCTCGCGGCTGCCCCAGGCCTCCGCGCGCTGCAGCTCGTCGATCTGCGGGCCGGCACCGTGGGCTCCGGTGGGCGCCGCGCCCTCGACGACACGCGTGACGAGCCGACCGCTGGTGGGAGCGCCCGGAGCATCCGGAGCATCGACCTCGACCTCGACCACCTGGCCGGGCCCGACGACGCTCGACCCCGCAGGCGTGCCGGTGAGGATGACGTCGCCGGGCTCGAGGGTGATCAGCTCGGAGAGGTCGGCGACCAGCTGGGCGAAGGGGAAGACGAGGTCGGTGGTGCGGTCGTCCTGCACCAGGGCGCCGTCGACCCAGGTGCGGATGCGCAGGGCTGCCGGGTCGAGCCCCGCCGCGTCGACGAGGGCGGGGCCGAGCGGGGTGAAGCCGTCGCCGCCCTTCGAGCGGAGGTTCGAGCCCTTGTCGGCCCAGCGCAGGTCGTAGACGCCGAAGTCGTTCGCCGCGGTGACGGCGGCGACGTGGGCCCAGGCCTCCTCGCGGGAGACCCGTCGGGTCTCCCTGGCGATGACCAGGGCGATCTCGCCCTCGAAGGCCAGCAGCTCGGTGCCGAGCGGGCGCTCGATGACGCCGCCGCTCGCCGCCACGGAGGTCGACGGCTTCAGGAAGTAGGACGGCTGCGAGGGGGTACGGCCGCGCTGGGCGATGCGGCTCGGGTAGTTCAGGTGCAGGGCGATCACCTTGCCGGGCCGGTCGCGCCCAGCGGGGTCGAACGACCGGGCGGGCTCGAACGTCGGGGCAGGGGCGACGGCTTCGTCAGTCATGGGCCGATCGTATATTATTTAGTACACTTTTCCCAGTCCCGACGCTATACTCGCACCGTCTGGTCGAAGCCGACCGGTGCTCGAAAAAGGGGCACGAAGTCCGTCCGTCGCGGCGAACGAGACACATACGGAAACCTCCCGTCCCTGTCTCGAAAGGCTCGTCATGCCGTCGGTCTCCGCCCACGTCGCCCTCACCCTCGCCCACCACGTCGACCACGTGTTCGGCATCATGGGGAACGGCAACGCCTACTTCCTCGACGCCCTGCTCGAGCACACCTCCGCCCGCTTCACCGCGGTGCGTCACGAGGCCGGCGGGGTGGTCGCGGCCGACGCCTTCCATCGCGCCGGTGGCGGGCTCGCGGCGGCCACGGCCACCTACGGCGCCGGCTTCACCAACACACTCACCGCCCTCGCCGAGGCCGTGCAGGCGAAGGTGCCGCTCGTGCTCGTGGTGGGCGACGAGCCGACCTCCGGCCCGCGCTCCTGGGACGTCGACCAGATCGCCCTCGCCGCCGCCGTCGGCGCCCGCACCTACACGGTCGGCCGGATGGACGCGGCGGCCACGACGGTGATCGCCGTCGAGCACGCCCTCACCTACCGGGTGCCCACCGTGCTGGCCATCCCCTACGACGTCGCCGCCCTCGAGGCCGGTGAGGTGCCCGCGGTGGCCGAGCCGTCGCTGCCCGGCCCGCTCGTGGTGCCCGGCCCGTTCGCCGAGGCGGCCGTAGCCGGCCTGGCGGAGCTGCTCGCGGGTGCCCGCCGGCCGTTCCTGCTCGCCGGCCGGGGCGCCTGGCTGGCCGGTGCCGGCGAGGCGCTCGGCGAGCTCGCCGACGCCACCGGAGCGCTGACGGCCAGCACCGCGCTCGGGCGCGGCGTCTTCCCCGATCAATGGCACGACCTCGGCGTCACCGGGGGCTTCGGAGCCGAGGGCGCGATGGAGCTCGTGCGCGAGGCCGACGTCGCCGTGGTGCTCGGGGCCTCGCTGAACCAGTTCACGATGCGCTTCGGCGAGCTCTTCGCGCCCGGCACCCGGGTGGTGCAGGTCGACGTGGCGCCCACCGCGAGCCACGCCCACGTGAGCGGTTTCGTGCGGGGTGACGCCGCCGAGGTGGCCCGGGCGCTCGTGCGTGCCCTCCGCGAGCGCGGCGCGACCCCGAGCGGCTGGCGGGAGTCGGTCGACGTCGCGGCCGCCCGACAGCAGGAGCCCGGCGACGAGCTCGCCCCCGACGGGCGGCTCGACCCCCGCTCGGCGGCACAGCGGATCGGCGAGCTCCTGCCAGAGGACCGGGTGGTCGTCTCCGACGGCGGACACTTCATCGGCTGGGCCAACATGTACTGGCCGGTCGCCTCCCCCGACCGCCTGATGATGGTCGGCACCGCGTTCCAGTCGATCGGGCTCGGCTTCCCGAGCGTGCCCGGCGCAGCCATGGCGAAGCCCGACGCCACCGTGGTGCTGACCACCGGCGACGGCGGAGGCCTGATGGCGCTCGCCGATCTCGAGAGCGCCGTGCGCGTGGCGGCCGGCCGCGGCGTCGCCGTGGTGTGGAACGATGCCGCCTACGGGGCCGAGGTGCACGTCTACGGACGGAAGGGTCTCGCTCAGGAGTCGATGCGCATCCCGGAGGTCGACTTCGCCGCCCTGGCGGGAGCGGTCGGCGCCCAGGGTGTCGTGGTGCAGACGCTCGCCGACCTCGACGTACTGGGCGAGTGGGCCGCCCGACCGGCGAACGAGCGGCCCTTCCTGCTGCTCGACCTGCGCATCTCAGGCGCGGTGGTCGCGCCCTACCAGCACGAGATCATCCGCGTGAGCCGCTGAGGCTCGCGGCCGCAGCCTCGGCCTCGGCCCCGGGTTGGCTCCCGGCACCGCCCTCGAGCATCGCCCCGGCGAAGAACGCCGAGAGCTCCGCCATGGCGGTCAACGGGAGCACGTGCGCGACGTACTGATCAGGGCGCACGACCACGACGCATCCGGTGGCCGGGTCGAGCCCCCGGAGCGTCGTGATGCTCTCTGCAGAGTCGGCCGCGTAGACCTTCTCGTAGTCGATCAGGCCGAACGGGCCCGTGCGGGGCAGGAAGACCGGGGGCACCGTGGAGATGTCGACCTCGACGTGCGGCTCGGGGTAGACGACCTTCACGTCGAACACGCTGTCGGCCTCGGCGCCGACCGGCGTGTGGCGGATGAGCGGCGAGTCGGGGGCGTGCTCGAGCCACTCGGCCCACTCCCCCAGGGCCTCGCGCCCACCCGCCGACGCCGCTGCCGGGAAGGCGTACAGCCGCCAGCGCCCGTCGGCGCGGGCATGGTGCCCGAGATGGATCGGGTTCCCGTCGGCCACCCGCACCACCGGCGCCGACTTGAAGCGCTTGCCGACCGGGAAGCCCTCGGCGAGCGCCTGGTGCTCCGTCCCGCCGATCAGCATCGACGGCGGGTACTGCGTCATGAACCCCGCCGGGAACTCGGCGGTGCGCACGTAGAAGTCGGCCAGCTCCTCGGGGTTCTCGAATTCCTCGGGCTTCTTCGCCATCAGCGTCGACCACTCCTTGTCGAAGTCGATCAGGTTCTTGGCGATCACCTGGCGCTCGGCGGAGTAGGTCTTCAGCAGCTCCTCGGGCGCCCGCCCGGTCAGCACGTGGCCGAGCTTCCAGCCGAGGTTGAAGCCGTCCTGCATCGAGACGTTCATGCCCTGCCCGGCCTTGGCGCTGTGGGTGTGGCAGGCATCCCCCGTGATGAACACGTGGGGGCAGCGGTCGTCGCCCTCGGGCACCTCGTCGAACTTGTCGGTGAGGCGATGGCCGACCTCGTAGACGCTGTACCAGGCCACGTCCTTCACGTCGAGCGTGTAGGGGTGCAGGATGGCGTTCGCCTTCGCGATCGCCGTCTCGACCGTGGTGCGGCGCACGGCCCCGTTGTCGCCGGCCGCCACCTCGCCGAGGTCGACGTACATGCGGAACAGGTGCCCGCCCTCGCGCGGGATGTGCAGGATGCTGCCCGCCTGCGACTGGATCGCGCACTTGGTGCGGATGTCGGGGAAGTCGGTCACGGCGAGCGTGTCCATCACGGCCCAGGCGTGCGCCGCCGAGGCGCCGACGAGGGTGCGGCCGATGGCCTCGCGCACGCCGCTCCGGGCACCGTCGCAGCCCACCACGTACTTGGCCCGTACGTGCCGTTCGAGACCTTCCCGCTCGCCGGCCGTCTCGCGCAGGGTGACGGCGACCGGATGCCCGTGCCCCTCCTCCACGGAGAGGGTGACGAACTCGTAGCCGTAGTCGACCTCCATTCGCGCCGGTGCGTCGTGCATCGCCTCGGCGAAGTAGTCGAGCACCCGCGCCTGGTTGACGATCAGATGCGGGAACTCGCTCACCCCGGTGGCGTCGTCGACGGCCCGGGCGGAGCGGTGGATGCGGCTCGGGTCGGCCGGGTCGGGCGACCAGAAGGCCATCTCGCTGATCTGATAGGCCTCGGCCGTGATGCGCTCGGCGAAGCCGAAGGCCTGGAAGGTCTCGACACTGCGGGCCTGGATGCCGTCGGCCTGCCCGATCGCCAGCCGGCCGGGACGCCGCTCGATCACCCGGGCGTGGATCTCGGGGAACTGGGCCAGCTGGGCGGCCAGGATCATCCCCGCCGGGCCCGAGCCGACGATCAGCACGTCGACCTCGTCGGGCAGCAGGGCGGGGCGGTCGATGCCGGTGCCCGCCGCCGGGGCGATGCGCGGATCGCCGGATACGTAGCCGTGGTGGTGGAACTGCATGCGATGGGTGCTCCGTCTTCGTCGACCTTCCCCCTCGACTTCGGTGTGCAAGGAGGGTATGTTCGATAATCGAACGCACGGTTCGACTATCGCTCACGCGATGGTAGCTCGCTGCCGCCCTCGGGGCAATGGCACTCGAGGCAACGGCCGACTAGAGATCTGGAGCCACGAGCAGCATGAGCGCATCCGACGGCACGAACGGCGCCACGTCGCAGACCCTCGACCGCGGCATCCGCATCCTGGAACTGCTCGCCGACCGCCTCGAGCCGCAGTCGATCGACGACGTCGCGGCGGCACTCGGCGTGCATCGCTCGGTGGCCTACCGGCTCATCCGCACGCTCGAGCAGCACGGCCTCGTGGGGCGCGACGCGGCCGGGCGACTGCAGCTCGGCGCCGCGCTCGCCGCACTGGCCGCGGGCGTCGCGCACGATCTGCAGGCCGAGGTGCTGCCCGAGCTCACGGCGGCCGCGAACGAGCTCGCCATGACCTGCTTCCTCGTCGTGCTCGACCACGACGAGTG of the Herbiconiux flava genome contains:
- a CDS encoding fumarylacetoacetate hydrolase family protein — protein: MTDEAVAPAPTFEPARSFDPAGRDRPGKVIALHLNYPSRIAQRGRTPSQPSYFLKPSTSVAASGGVIERPLGTELLAFEGEIALVIARETRRVSREEAWAHVAAVTAANDFGVYDLRWADKGSNLRSKGGDGFTPLGPALVDAAGLDPAALRIRTWVDGALVQDDRTTDLVFPFAQLVADLSELITLEPGDVILTGTPAGSSVVGPGQVVEVEVDAPDAPGAPTSGRLVTRVVEGAAPTGAHGAGPQIDELQRAEAWGSREAAGLPPVEAPFELTDELRAKLASVGTATLSSQLRKRGLDEVTIDGVRPTRPGTKMIGRARTLRFIPNREDLFAAHGGGYNAQKRAFDSLRPGDVLVIEARGEAGTGTVGDILALRAQQLGAAGIVTDGGIRDIAAVTALDIPAYSQGGHPAVLGRRHVPWDVDLTIACGGTAVQPGDVIVGDDDGVLVIPPALVAEIADAAIEQEREEAWIAQQVARGEGVDGLYPMNAAWKARYEKETR
- a CDS encoding thiamine pyrophosphate-binding protein, which encodes MPSVSAHVALTLAHHVDHVFGIMGNGNAYFLDALLEHTSARFTAVRHEAGGVVAADAFHRAGGGLAAATATYGAGFTNTLTALAEAVQAKVPLVLVVGDEPTSGPRSWDVDQIALAAAVGARTYTVGRMDAAATTVIAVEHALTYRVPTVLAIPYDVAALEAGEVPAVAEPSLPGPLVVPGPFAEAAVAGLAELLAGARRPFLLAGRGAWLAGAGEALGELADATGALTASTALGRGVFPDQWHDLGVTGGFGAEGAMELVREADVAVVLGASLNQFTMRFGELFAPGTRVVQVDVAPTASHAHVSGFVRGDAAEVARALVRALRERGATPSGWRESVDVAAARQQEPGDELAPDGRLDPRSAAQRIGELLPEDRVVVSDGGHFIGWANMYWPVASPDRLMMVGTAFQSIGLGFPSVPGAAMAKPDATVVLTTGDGGGLMALADLESAVRVAAGRGVAVVWNDAAYGAEVHVYGRKGLAQESMRIPEVDFAALAGAVGAQGVVVQTLADLDVLGEWAARPANERPFLLLDLRISGAVVAPYQHEIIRVSR
- a CDS encoding FAD-binding monooxygenase is translated as MQFHHHGYVSGDPRIAPAAGTGIDRPALLPDEVDVLIVGSGPAGMILAAQLAQFPEIHARVIERRPGRLAIGQADGIQARSVETFQAFGFAERITAEAYQISEMAFWSPDPADPSRIHRSARAVDDATGVSEFPHLIVNQARVLDYFAEAMHDAPARMEVDYGYEFVTLSVEEGHGHPVAVTLRETAGEREGLERHVRAKYVVGCDGARSGVREAIGRTLVGASAAHAWAVMDTLAVTDFPDIRTKCAIQSQAGSILHIPREGGHLFRMYVDLGEVAAGDNGAVRRTTVETAIAKANAILHPYTLDVKDVAWYSVYEVGHRLTDKFDEVPEGDDRCPHVFITGDACHTHSAKAGQGMNVSMQDGFNLGWKLGHVLTGRAPEELLKTYSAERQVIAKNLIDFDKEWSTLMAKKPEEFENPEELADFYVRTAEFPAGFMTQYPPSMLIGGTEHQALAEGFPVGKRFKSAPVVRVADGNPIHLGHHARADGRWRLYAFPAAASAGGREALGEWAEWLEHAPDSPLIRHTPVGAEADSVFDVKVVYPEPHVEVDISTVPPVFLPRTGPFGLIDYEKVYAADSAESITTLRGLDPATGCVVVVRPDQYVAHVLPLTAMAELSAFFAGAMLEGGAGSQPGAEAEAAAASLSGSRG